The Vidua macroura isolate BioBank_ID:100142 chromosome 27, ASM2450914v1, whole genome shotgun sequence genome includes a window with the following:
- the LOC128819860 gene encoding keratin, type I cytoskeletal 15-like, protein MATSFMSSSSTYGGGFGGAGGSSSRLSSVRVGSTRRAPSIHGGSGGRGVSISSARYVSSSGGACGFGGGYGGGFGGGAVCGFGGGSGFGGGSGFGGGAGFGGGFDFGGGFVGGDGLLSGNEKITMQNLNDRLASYLDKVRALEEANSDLEVKIRDWYKKQAPTSPARDYSNYYKIIEDLRDKILAATIDNSRVILEIDNARLAADDFRLKYENELFLRQSVESDINGLRRVLDELTLSRADLEMQIENLKEELAYLKKNHEEEMKEYSNQLSGTVNVEMDAAPGIDLTRVLAEMREQYEALAEKNRKDAEAWFFTQTDELNREVATHTQQIQTGKTEITELRRTLQGLEIELQSQLSMKAGLEANLRDTEGRYCAQLAQIQVLITGVEEQLAELRCDMERQNQEYKMLMDIKSRLEQEIATYRHLLEGQDSQLSGLNPKDAFGSSGRRRSGAEEDARSGSTRDKRF, encoded by the exons ATGGCCACTTCCTTCATGAGCTCTTCCTCCACCTACGGGGGTGGCTTTGGGGGCGCCGGGGGCAGCAGCTCTCGCCTGTCCTCGGTGCGCGTCGGAAGCACCCGCCGGGCCCCGAGCATCCACGGCGGCTCCGGCGGCCGGGGTGTCTCCATCTCCTCGGCCAGGTACGTCTCCTCTTCAGGAGGAGCCTGCGGCTTTGGCGGGGGCTATGGGGGAGGCTTTGGAGGGGGGGCAGTCTGCGGCTTTGGAGGGGGCTCTGGCTTTGGAGGGGGCTCTGGCtttggcggcggcgctggctTTGGTGGAGGATTTGACTTTGGTGGTGGCTTTGTTGGCGGCGATGGCCTCCTCTCTGGCAATGAGAAGATAACCATGCAGAACCTGAATGACCGGCTGGCTTCGTACCTGGACAAGGTACGAGCCCTGGAAGAGGCCAATTCAGATTTAGAAGTGAAAATCCGAGACTGGTATAAGAAACAAGCTCCCACCAGCCCCGCCCGTGACTACAGCAATTACTACAAGATAATTGAAGATCTCCGAGACAAG ATCCTTGCTGCTACCATTGACAATTCCCGGGTCATTTTGGAGATTGACAatgccaggctggctgctgaTGACTTTAGACTGAA GTATGAGAATGAGCTGTTCCTGCGCCAGAGCGTGGAGTCCGACATCAACGGCCTGCGCCGGGTCCTGGACGAGCTGACCCTGTCCAGAGCCGACCTGGAGATGCAGATTGAGAACCTGAAGGAGGAGCTGGCTTATCTGAAGAAGAACCACGAGGAG GAAATGAAAGAGTACTCGAACCAGCTGAGTGGAACAGTCAACGTGGAAATGGATGCTGCTCCTGGCATCGACCTGACCAGAGTTCTCGCTGAGATGAGGGAACAGTATGAAGCTCTGGCTGAGAAGAACCGTAAGGATGCTGAGGCCTGGTTCTTCACTCAG actGATGAGCTGAACCGTGAAGTTGCCACCCACACCCAGCAGATACAGACTGGCAAGACAGAGATCACAGAACTGCGCCGCaccctgcagggcctggagaTCGAGCTCCAGTCGCAGCTCAGCATG AAAGCTGGGCTGGAGGCCAACCTGCGGGACACGGAAGGCCGCTACTGCGCACAGCTGGCTCAGATCCAGGTCCTCATCACGGGCGTGGAGGAGCAGCTGGCCGAGCTGCGCTGCGACATGGAGCGCCAGAACCAGGAGTACAAAATGCTCATGGACATCAAGAGCCGCCTGGAGCAGGAGATCGCCACGTACCGACACCTGCTGGAGGGCCAGGACTCGCA GTTGTCAGGACTGAACCCCAAGGAtg CATTTGGGAGCAGTGGAAGACGTCGCTCTGGCGCGGAAGAAGATGCAAGATCTGGTTCTACCCGTGACAAGAGATTCTAA
- the LOC128819845 gene encoding keratin, type I cytoskeletal 19, translating to MASYSFRQTSSSVVGGPGASSLRFGGSFRAPSIHGGSGGRGVSVSSARFVSSGLGSGLGGGYGGGSFSSGFSYAGGLGRDGLLSGNEKATMQSLNDRLASYLEKVRALEEANSDLETKIRNWYQKQGPSPARDYSPYFKTIEDLRDKILDATIDNARIVLQIDNARLAADDFKTKFETEQGLRMSVEADINGLRRVLDELTLSRADLELQIEGLKEELAYLKKNHEEELSTLRGQVAGQVSVELDSAPGIDLSKILADMRDQYEHMAEKNRKDAEAWFHSKTEELNREVAVNTEQLQSSKSEVTDLRRTLQGLEIELQSQLSMKAALEGTLADTEARYGAQLAQIQGLVGSIEAQLAELRADMERQNTEYKILMDIKTRLEQEIATYRQLLEGQESQMFGSLSGTADKRDKH from the exons ATGGCCAGTTACAGCTTCAGGCAAACCAGCTCCTCCGTGGTGGGGGGGCCCGGCGCCTCCTCCCTCCGCTTCGGTGGCAGCTTCAGGGCCCCCAGCATCCACGGGGGCTCTGGTGGCAGAGGTGTGTCCGTGTCCTCTGCCAGGTTCGTCTCCTCTGGCCTGGGAAGCGGCCTGGGCGGTGGCTATGGCGGAGGCAGCTTCAGCAGCGGCTTTAGCTATGCGGGTGGCCTGGGCCGCGATGGCCTCCTCTCGGGAAATGAAAAGGCAACCATGCAAAGCCTGAACGATCGCCTGGCCTCCTACCTGGAGAAAGTGCGTGCGCTCGAAGAGGCAAACTCTGACCTTGAAACCAAAATCCGAAACTGGTACCAAAAACAAGGACCAAGCCCAGCTCGGGACTACAGCCCTTATTTCAAGACTATTGAAGACCTTCGAGACAAG ATCCTTGATGCCACCATTGATAACGCCAGGATTGTGCTGCAGATTGACAATGCCAGGCTGGCTGCCGATGACTTCAAAACCAA gTTTGAGACTGAGCAAGGTCTGCGCATGAGCGTTGAGGCCGACATCAACGGCCTGCGCCGTGTCCTGGATGAGCTGACCCTGTCCAGAGCCGACCTGGAGCTGCAGATTGAAGGATTAAAGGAGGAACTGGCCTACCTAAAGAAAAACCATGAGGAG GAGCTGAGTACCCTGAGAGGGCAAGTAGCCGGTCAAGTCAGCGTTGAACTGGACTCTGCTCCAGGCATTGACCTGTCCAAGATCCTGGCAGATATGAGGGACCAGTATGAACACATGGCTGAGAAGAACAGGAAGGATGCTGAGGCCTGGTTCCACAGCAAG ACTGAAGAGCTGAACCGTGAGGTCGCTGTTAACACCGAACAACTGCAGAGCAGCAAGTCCGAGGTCACTGACCTCAGACGCACCCTGCAAGGGCTGGAGATCGAGCTGCAGTCCCAGCTCAGCATG AAAGCGGCGCTGGAAGGCACCTTGGCCGACACGGAAGCGCGTTATGGCGCGCAGCTGGCACAGATCCAGGGGCTGGTTGGCAGCATCGAGGCACAGCTGGCTGAGCTCCGAGCTGACATGGAGCGCCAGAACACCGAATACAAGATCCTCATGGATATCAAGACTCGGCTGGAGCAAGAGATTGCTACGTACCGACAGCTCCTGGAAGGCCAGGAGTCCCA GATGTTTGGCTCCCTTTCAGGAACTGCCG ACAAAAGAGACAAGCACTGA